The window GCGCACCGATCGCATCGACATGCTCTACCTCGACGGCGACGCCGACGGCGGCGGCACCGCGCTGGAGGACGCGCTGGCGACGGTGGAGTGGCTGATCGAAGCAGGCAAGGTGCGCGCCCTCGGCGTCTTCGGGTTCACCGCACCCCAGCTGGTCGAGGCACGCATCCTGTCATCGGCGGGCCTGCCGCGCGTGACCGCACTCGATGTGCCGTACAACCTGCTGCGTCGCGACGAGTTCGAGGGGGACCTGCGCCTGGTCGCCGGAGCCCAGGGCATCGCGGTGACCCCGTCGCAGGCGCTGGCCCACGGATTCCTCTCCGGGCGTCACCGCTCGCGGGCGCGCGCCGGAGCCTCGGTGCGCGGTGCACAGCTGGCCGCAAGCATGAACCGGCGCGGCACCCGGATGCTGCGGGCGGTCGACGCGCTGGGCACCGAACTGGGCGTATCGGATGCCGCGGTGGCGCTGGCGTGGCTGCTCGCACAGAAGACCGTGGTCGCGCCCATCGTCAACGTCTACTCGCCGACCCACGTCGAGGAGCTGGTGCAGGGCGTCGGGGTCAAACTCGGCCGTAGCCAGCTGGCAGAACTTGCTCGCGCCGCCGGGTGATCCGGGCCCTTGACATAGGCTGGGGCGGTGCGCCCCGGCACGGACCCCCGATGAAGTGAGCCCAGTGTGACGCAGTATCTGTACCTCGTGCGGCACGGAGAGCATCTCGATGCCGAACACGGCATCGATGACGGACCGCTGTCCCCGCGCGGCCAGCGGCAGGCGGCGCTATTGGCGGACCGGCTCTCCGGCGTGCCGCTGACCGCGGTGTGGCACTCGCCGCTCGAGCGGGCCGCCGAAACCGCCCGTGCCGTCGCCGACCGGCTGCCGGCAGTCTCGCCGCGGCCCAACGCGCTGCTGTTCGACTGCGTCCCCACCGGCATGTCCGACGACACCCCGGCGGTGTACGAATCGTTCTTCGGCGCGTACACCGAGGCCGAGATCGAGGCGGGCAGCGCGCAGATGGCCGACGCCGTGGGTGAGTTCCTCCGCCGCAAGCCCGGTGCGCACGAGCTGATCATCACCCATAACTTCGTCATCGCGTGGTTCGTGCGCGAAGTGCTGCAGATGCCGCAGTGGCGCTGGCTCACCCTGAACCAGGCGCATTGCGGGCTCACGGTGGTCGCGCAGCGCCCCGGACGGCCGTGGACCCTCATCTCGCACAACGACCTCGGTCACCTGCCGGTGGAACTGCGCACCGGTCTGCCGGAGCTGCCCCCGGTCTGACCCGACACGCCGGCGGAATCATCCTCCCGGTGGATGCGGCGGTTCACAGGTATCCCATAGCCTGACCGGATAAGGGCGGTCGTCGGCCGCGTCGGAGTCTGGGGAGGACCATGAACCGCCACACTGTGGGCGCCGCCGTCGGTGCCGCCGTCCTGCTGGTCGCACTCACGGGGTGCAGCGGTCCCGAAGCAGACCCGGGCGCGGACGAGGAGCTGTCACCGCTGAACGCGTACCTCGCCGCTGCCTGGGGCGGGGATCTCAGCGAAGAAGAGCAACAGGAACGCTTCGAGAAGGAGCACGTCCAGCGCGAGGAGCTCGTGGCGCAGTGCATGACCGAGGACGGGTTCGAGTACATCCCCGCCCCCAACACCGGCTCCATCTCCTTTGAGTCGGACATGGTCTGGGAGCCCGACTCGCGGGAGTGGGTCGCGCAGTACGGCTACGGGATGATCACTTACCCCGGCCAGGATCAGCCGGCCGAACCGGACGAGGAGTACGTCGACCCCAACCAGGACTACGTCATGAGTCTGTCGGAGTCGGAGCAGGCTGCGTATTACGAGGCGTTGTACGGCCCCGGGGTGCCCGAAGAGGAGATGGCCGAGGACGGGTCGTACGAGTGGGACTGGACGACGGCCGGATGCCACGGCTGGGCGCAGCACGAGATTGACGGGGAGAACCCGACCACCTCCGACGAGCACCAGCCGCTGATGGATGCCATCAACGAGTTCTACACCGACATGCAGAACGACCCCGCACTGGCAGACCTCAACGCCGAGTGGGCCGCGTGCATGGATGAGGGGGGATACCCGGGGTTCACCGCGCAGACCGATGCGCAGACATCGATCAGCGACGAGCTGAACGCCTACTACGAGGGTCAGACCGAGTGGATCGAGGACGACCCGAAGCTCGCCGAACTGGGCGAGCGCGAGATCGAGCTGGCGCTGGTCGACCTGGACTGCCGGGAGAAGACCGACTTCCGGGACAAGCAGACCAAGATCAATGCGACGCTGGAGGAAGAGTTCATCGCCGATCACCAGGCAGAACTGGACGCGTTCAAGGCCGCAGCCGAGCAGGGGCGATAGGTGACCCGCCGCGACGCGCGGGTCTTCGACGAGCTACTTCCCGCCGGCGACGCGGAAGCGTCGACCGATCCCGTCGCGGGGGCAGCGCCGGAGCCGGCGGTAGAGACCGCTGCCCTCAGCCGGGTGCAGGGCTGGCGGCGCGTGTTCCGCACCAACCGCGTGCTGTGGATCATCGCCGCGGCGGCGGTCGTGAGCCTGGTCGCGGGACTGCTGGTCGGCCGGTTCGTGCTGTCGCCGGCCGATGCGGCGTCGCTGACCGACCCGCCCGCGCCCGGTCTGATCACCGTGGCCATGGAGCGCGGCATCCTGAGCAACGACGTCACCATTCGCGGGGACGTGGGTTACGCCGACTCGGTCGAGGTCACGATCGACACCGCCGCGCTCGGTGGTCCCGCCGTGGTCACCGGCAGCGTGCCCGAGCCAGGCGCGACGCTCACGCCGCTGTCGGTGGCGCTGGAGGTCGCCGGCCGGCCGGTCATCGTGCTGCCGGGCGACCTGCCCGCCTATCGCACGCTCGTGTACGGCCTCACCGGTCCCGACGTGGTGCAGTTCAAGGAGGCGATGCGCCAGGTGGGCATCGACGCCGGCGACCCCGCATCGGACCGCTTCGACGAGACCGCTGCGGCTGCCGTGACCGCGCTGTACACCCAGATCGGCTACCCCGCGCCGGCGGCGGATCCCGGTGCGGCCGACGCGGTGCGTGCCGCGCAGGAAGGCGTGAGCGCCGCGGAGCAGGCGCTCGCCGCCGCGCGGGCCGATCTCGGGCAGGCCGCCGGCGGCGCCTCCGCGGTCGAGATCCGCGCCGCCGACAACGCCGTCAACAGCGCTCAGCGTGCGCTCGACGTACGACGAGGCCAGCCCCCCGGAGATCCCGCAGAGGTGCCGGCGTGGCAGGCCGAGCTTTCCGACCTGCAGGACGCACTGGAGCTGCGGCAGCTGGAACGGCGCCAGCTGGATGCCGCTCCCGACACCAGCGGGCAGCGCGGAGCCGTCGAAGCGGCCAACCGCCAACTCGCCGACGCGCGCGACGGCCTCGCCCGGGCGCGGGAACAGGCGCT is drawn from Microbacterium sp. zg-B96 and contains these coding sequences:
- a CDS encoding aldo/keto reductase, with the protein product MGLFSVGSASASPRLASEPRAPHPSAPIPVQGPPLGRGVRTVLGESGLSVFPLIVGGAEFGWHVDLESSHAILDAYVELGGNAVHTSDAHSSGRSEHIIGQWIHSRGLRDDLVVAVRIGAHPDHPGLGPVNLVRAVESSLTRLRTDRIDMLYLDGDADGGGTALEDALATVEWLIEAGKVRALGVFGFTAPQLVEARILSSAGLPRVTALDVPYNLLRRDEFEGDLRLVAGAQGIAVTPSQALAHGFLSGRHRSRARAGASVRGAQLAASMNRRGTRMLRAVDALGTELGVSDAAVALAWLLAQKTVVAPIVNVYSPTHVEELVQGVGVKLGRSQLAELARAAG
- a CDS encoding histidine phosphatase family protein — encoded protein: MTQYLYLVRHGEHLDAEHGIDDGPLSPRGQRQAALLADRLSGVPLTAVWHSPLERAAETARAVADRLPAVSPRPNALLFDCVPTGMSDDTPAVYESFFGAYTEAEIEAGSAQMADAVGEFLRRKPGAHELIITHNFVIAWFVREVLQMPQWRWLTLNQAHCGLTVVAQRPGRPWTLISHNDLGHLPVELRTGLPELPPV